The Peribacillus sp. FSL P2-0133 genome has a segment encoding these proteins:
- a CDS encoding alpha/beta fold hydrolase yields the protein MEGLKKTLFCFPYAGGSASFYREWKFDDDGIEVIPLEYPGHGSKYSEPLCDHMADLTDILMKEMETKHQMDTLGSISLFGHSMGAIVAFEIAAKLEERNAKKVEHIFISSKSSPNYKLDQIDCSNAKHLKRSLEKIGGTNKELLETEDFMNIFLPIIQSDLNVLANYHHEKKRDKKVGNKAVLLLGSDDTVTKESIESWNEYIAHIEGLHILKGDHFYIKQNQSIVLKIIQEYLLNSRCEVLI from the coding sequence ATGGAAGGGCTGAAGAAGACACTTTTTTGTTTCCCTTATGCCGGGGGAAGTGCATCTTTTTATAGAGAATGGAAATTTGATGATGATGGGATAGAGGTAATCCCGCTGGAATACCCAGGACATGGCAGTAAATATAGTGAACCATTGTGTGACCATATGGCGGATTTGACGGATATATTAATGAAAGAAATGGAAACGAAGCATCAAATGGATACACTGGGAAGCATCTCTTTGTTTGGACATAGCATGGGTGCGATTGTAGCCTTTGAAATTGCAGCAAAATTAGAAGAGAGAAATGCTAAAAAAGTAGAGCATATATTCATTTCAAGTAAATCGTCTCCAAATTATAAATTAGACCAAATCGATTGCTCTAATGCAAAACATTTAAAACGATCGCTTGAAAAAATCGGGGGAACGAACAAGGAACTCCTAGAAACCGAAGATTTCATGAATATATTCCTTCCGATAATCCAGTCGGACTTGAATGTTTTAGCCAACTATCACCATGAAAAAAAACGCGATAAGAAGGTGGGAAATAAAGCCGTTTTGCTATTGGGCTCGGATGATACCGTGACGAAGGAAAGTATCGAAAGCTGGAATGAATACATTGCACATATTGAAGGATTGCATATATTAAAGGGTGATCATTTCTATATAAAGCAAAACCAGTCTATCGTTTTAAAAATCATTCAAGAGTATTTACTCAATAGTCGTTGTGAAGTTCTGATTTAA
- a CDS encoding amino acid adenylation domain-containing protein — translation MISKSMTTNKLMSITEAFIKIVEDNQSKAALCENDRQITFKELDILSDNLAKRIIDLGIQEETMIGIPSKRSIELIIGMLAIIKSGCCYVPIDEKYPLKRLEYMIADTDMNFFLSFNGQEGKLRELDIEPIPFEINELSKEGHIPVNRSSENGLAYVIYTSGTTGKPKGVMIEHKSVVNLVMNSEILEINENNRVAQFSNPCFDAATFEIWGALLNGATLFLMSNEFTSFDDWKEAISIGKVDVAFFTTGLFNAMVDEDPLIFEGLKKIVVGGDKISVSHVRRLKQTIGHFSLINGYGPTECTTFAICHEVEDKDADVIPIGKPLSNVEIKILSEEQVEVEDGEIGEIYIGGQGVMRGYLNQPQLTEQALLMNDLNQAKWYKTGDHGVRLHNGEILYKGRKDSQVKIRGFRIELNEIQEKLDKYMKIESSVVAVKNINDENYVIAYYKHKDEKAENAEKDIKDYLSNELPNYMIPHFFVRVDEFPLNANGKVDKDKLLEMDIMQNKTALANQETGKKKEVLEIWRNVLGNPSLGLDDNFFENGGHSILATKLVYVMKETVLPEATLQILLENNTVNKFVEALEAESAGSMEAVMEKDSMLAPALMEKIREISTKPVEIEKNMMITGGTGFLGAHLLNKLLLELEDVKIYCLVRFPSRNRLKDTLMKYGLWQDDFVSRIVVIEGDLSKHQFGLDDMTYEKLSNDVSHVYHVGAETNFFEPYSKSKISNVNGVVEIIKFASSYTRKNIHYASTLSVLTGERKWDEEDELVYSPDLMIGYSQSKWVAEKLLLQAREHGLTIDIFRLGRISSNSNGVWNEKDMLYKVFESFIEQRILPFKEEIHFELMPVDFVSEFIYKISRLNENQKLGIYHMFNDQRVSSEFVTAFFEKNEIPYSNMDLEEWLQSLKEKTQSNEIHSLSALSQLIDESTKLKESEILQSKTKEEMELLSMKMPEIDSGYVESFMKFMLK, via the coding sequence ATGATAAGTAAATCGATGACGACGAATAAATTGATGTCAATAACTGAAGCTTTTATAAAAATCGTGGAAGATAATCAGTCAAAAGCGGCACTTTGTGAAAATGACAGGCAAATTACTTTTAAAGAATTAGATATTCTTTCAGATAATCTTGCTAAAAGGATCATTGATTTGGGGATTCAAGAAGAAACAATGATCGGGATTCCAAGCAAAAGGTCCATTGAACTGATCATCGGGATGCTTGCGATAATAAAGTCAGGCTGTTGTTATGTTCCGATAGACGAAAAGTACCCATTAAAAAGATTGGAATATATGATTGCAGATACGGATATGAATTTCTTCTTATCGTTTAATGGCCAAGAAGGGAAGCTCCGTGAATTGGATATTGAACCAATTCCATTTGAGATTAATGAATTAAGCAAGGAAGGGCACATTCCCGTTAACCGTTCTTCGGAGAATGGTCTCGCGTATGTTATCTATACATCAGGAACGACTGGAAAGCCGAAAGGTGTGATGATAGAGCATAAGAGTGTAGTCAATTTAGTAATGAACTCTGAAATACTTGAAATAAACGAAAATAATAGAGTGGCTCAATTTTCCAACCCGTGTTTTGACGCCGCAACTTTTGAGATATGGGGAGCTTTATTGAATGGCGCAACTTTATTCTTGATGTCGAATGAGTTCACTTCTTTTGATGATTGGAAAGAAGCGATATCCATTGGAAAGGTGGATGTGGCTTTTTTTACGACAGGTCTTTTCAATGCAATGGTTGATGAGGATCCATTAATTTTTGAGGGATTAAAGAAAATTGTGGTTGGCGGAGATAAAATCTCGGTTTCCCATGTGAGAAGATTGAAGCAAACAATCGGTCATTTTTCCTTGATTAATGGGTATGGACCAACTGAATGCACGACTTTTGCCATTTGCCATGAGGTCGAAGACAAAGATGCAGATGTTATTCCCATTGGAAAGCCATTGAGCAATGTAGAAATCAAGATTCTATCTGAAGAACAAGTAGAGGTAGAGGATGGGGAAATAGGCGAGATCTACATTGGCGGTCAAGGGGTCATGAGAGGCTATCTAAATCAGCCGCAATTAACGGAACAAGCTTTGCTCATGAATGATTTGAATCAGGCGAAGTGGTACAAAACAGGTGATCATGGCGTCCGGTTACACAATGGTGAAATTCTGTACAAAGGCCGAAAAGACAGTCAAGTGAAAATTCGCGGCTTTAGAATTGAACTGAATGAAATTCAGGAAAAGCTTGATAAATACATGAAGATTGAAAGTTCAGTAGTTGCTGTTAAAAACATCAATGATGAGAATTATGTTATCGCTTATTACAAACATAAAGATGAAAAAGCGGAAAACGCTGAAAAGGATATTAAAGATTATCTGAGCAATGAATTGCCGAATTATATGATTCCCCATTTTTTTGTCAGGGTAGATGAGTTCCCGCTTAATGCCAACGGTAAAGTGGATAAAGACAAATTATTGGAAATGGATATCATGCAAAATAAAACTGCCTTAGCCAATCAAGAAACTGGAAAGAAAAAAGAAGTATTGGAGATTTGGAGAAATGTATTAGGAAATCCAAGTCTAGGATTGGACGACAACTTCTTTGAAAATGGAGGCCATTCCATTTTAGCTACAAAACTGGTCTATGTAATGAAGGAAACCGTACTTCCTGAGGCCACTTTACAAATATTATTGGAAAATAACACAGTCAATAAATTTGTTGAGGCACTTGAAGCCGAATCAGCTGGCAGCATGGAAGCAGTGATGGAGAAGGATTCCATGCTCGCTCCAGCGTTGATGGAGAAAATAAGGGAAATATCCACTAAACCAGTTGAAATTGAAAAAAATATGATGATTACAGGTGGAACAGGGTTTTTAGGGGCACATCTATTAAATAAATTGTTACTGGAATTGGAAGATGTCAAAATCTATTGTTTGGTTAGATTTCCTTCAAGAAATAGATTGAAAGATACCTTAATGAAATACGGTCTTTGGCAGGATGATTTCGTAAGTAGAATCGTTGTAATTGAAGGGGATCTTAGTAAACATCAATTTGGTTTGGATGATATGACATATGAGAAATTAAGCAATGATGTTTCTCATGTGTATCATGTCGGTGCCGAAACGAATTTCTTCGAGCCATATAGCAAATCAAAGATTTCGAATGTGAATGGTGTAGTGGAAATCATTAAGTTTGCTTCATCATACACTCGGAAAAACATTCATTATGCCTCAACGCTTTCTGTCTTGACCGGCGAAAGGAAATGGGACGAGGAAGACGAATTGGTTTACTCCCCCGATTTAATGATCGGGTACAGCCAGTCCAAATGGGTTGCCGAGAAATTGCTTCTTCAAGCAAGGGAACATGGACTGACAATCGATATTTTCCGCTTAGGCAGGATTTCATCTAATTCAAACGGGGTTTGGAACGAGAAGGATATGTTGTACAAGGTTTTTGAATCATTTATTGAACAAAGGATATTGCCATTTAAAGAGGAAATTCATTTTGAATTGATGCCAGTCGACTTTGTAAGTGAGTTCATTTACAAAATATCAAGATTGAATGAGAATCAGAAGCTCGGGATCTATCATATGTTCAATGATCAGAGGGTTTCAAGTGAATTCGTGACCGCCTTCTTCGAAAAAAATGAAATACCCTACTCCAACATGGATTTGGAAGAATGGTTACAATCATTAAAAGAAAAGACACAATCTAACGAGATTCATTCATTAAGTGCTTTGTCCCAGTTAATTGATGAATCAACAAAATTAAAAGAGTCGGAAATCCTGCAATCCAAAACCAAGGAGGAAATGGAATTGCTATCAATGAAAATGCCGGAAATCGATTCAGGGTATGTTGAAAGCTTTATGAAGTTCATGCTGAAATAA
- a CDS encoding non-ribosomal peptide synthetase, with protein MEKSIQNIYSLTPLQEGILYELEMNNTAENLYISQMRIRITGALEVNALFQAWSQVVERHEALRMKVISKNIENNVQVVFNAMDYQPEIIDMTELSKHDQLNEIQRVTSKSQEMDVNNSNLMNLQLVKIEENQYILIWTHHHIILDGWSTSIVIDELFVIYSRIVGKDSKRLIDKPKQYGDFIRYMNKIDAEDLNRFWKELAKDIEQPTITFPVLKHVKENQQENDLFWELDKKQSELLREFAAKNHVTINVLLQLIWSIVLKEMSNQNRIVFGIVSSGRSNNLFKSEEIVGLLINTIPMIAEMNDTDSITDLLKRFQETLNNMLDYSQISLVDIKRHTKLKKEDPIFETLFVYENYPEAKNEGFDINWEIEGGKEKHSFPLSLQAQDNKETITCKLYFNSCFIERSLVNDIHSAFMEIANQITKVQQIDEIYVDVDFSKLKNNVCKNHQATSDHKITSASVNQELKEIWQEFFLNSEINEDSDFFQLGGHSITAMKLVSKINKRLDGNMKLADLFENPTLKLLSHKIFPEVNTPPKDETEVVSSFVERTFLEVLSTSQIDKDADFFEVGGHSILAMKLLTKLNKEYNQILTLKNIFQNSTIDSLTAFIINEISEHDIEHIEAQQKGHVLSSNQEALWFNEKLNGKTINYNIPQKYKITGAVDTSMMEKSVNRVVNRHEILRTTVRENAGKGYQEIKEDLYIKIDEIDLSALKPEQQTIRMLQIEEDVQSEIFEMEKGPLMTVKLVKLSEKESVLFVNLHHFIFDGWSVSIFLDEWLSFYDSEVNEKELILGNDFKQYKDFAIEQKSWLEHNIKEESLFWKTNLSGELPKLELPLDTIRTKENSTDGSSFIVELTSEELQGLKRMSLEKNSTLFMTLLTMYQSFLAKYTGQNDIIVGSPLANRMIEGTEKSIGYFVNTLPFRLKLGLEETFEEILERNTNHIIDIYDHQHMTLEKIVEVINPERNLASTSLFQTVFILQNNAKASFESEYIKITPEVIKSKAAKFDLSLAAEEYEDKLLFAFEYNSGIFNEQTIQLLAENFLEWIRKITYQPERSIDKVSVVSKRQEKVLLEEWQGETIRFEGINDTIPEAFHKIVERFPDKIAIVDGPRTITYRELNDKSNRLSHYLLSKGISKEERIGIYMNRSIDMVTGMLAVIKAGAAYVPLDPHYPDERLSYMVKDSSISYCLSHKELGKNGLIDPSKIIYFEDIEKESDLLLETNLHIADQRDLAYVIYTSGTTGRPKGVMLEHRGIINLVYNQNEMMCLDTSAKVLQFATFNFDSSVIEIFSTLLFGAELHISVDKENQFDMSKLVEQIKREGISHIILPPAVLKELPIIELSTIKVLGSAGSECPVELVSKFKHISFFNGYGPTEYSVCTSFKMFPPNEDVTDEFVVSIGKPLTNTVVLVLDENRKLVPAGSVGELYVGGIGLARGYLNNESLTNERFISNPFNPAENVYRTGDLVKHNKAGELVYIGRADDQVKIRGYRVELSEVNVSLRKIAEIKDSYVTVMEDGFENKRLIAYYTVNDEVSIDSIRRRLKDTLPAFMIPAHFMQLDKFPLTPNGKVDRKSLPKWTEQLNERKEKVLDVQDLSKTETELLTIWRNVLNDPTIGPEDNFFECGGDSIISIQICSAAKEKDLFITPKDLFEFQTVRELGNIVNELEQKQVVQETVSGYVPLTPIQSWFFNENHENIHHWNQSVVLMKDNTLTTEQYKKIIMKLIDQHDVLRTLFEKHGDSYIGNISNADTACSFHEYHVSSIKDEKSLKEINELEENAQQSLNIHNGPLMKFLLFRDQREVRVFWVIHHLVVDGVSWRILLEHFERCYQQIKNEQEPSLPLKTTSYKQWSEKLNEYKNTDLPEEAVQYWEKEINVPVSPLTEDLGETCDFENMYKIQVNEAQTQNLIKNTLRKHKTTIDEVLLSVIAHALSNRMGINEFWLDLEGHGREGIEDDIDLSRTVGWFTSIYPVRIKGMATLGSTLRNTKNILRNVPNKGFDFGILKYISNRNHNYPDSLVSYNYLGQFNNTGDMEQTNSSNIDLNYKFPYKLNFVASIVNNRLVLNIIGDSSNENFRMICKEVEVHLNKILSGSADLNDSIVETDFEAEKIVDGSTITHFINKFNNIEEIYPVTSLQEGMLFHSEVTQSPEYISQLSIDLVGDLDLVKLEEAWNETCRKYDVLRSVFRRNQLGDRYQIILNDIYYVFNHVDLTMFSEDESESKLENLLEHSKNRQTDLENGPLMNITLIQLSDHRYKFIWTHHHALIDGWSLQIVINHFLDNYRSPSNTTKDSDEHKNAYKQVMNHVRNINKQEEAAFWNKELRDFEQVKALVSNKTDKVAFTSDKVIEYSLPEELTERLIELSKRHRKTINSVVQGVWSIVLSYLSESDSVCYGVTSSGRNLSIPHIESAVGLLINTLPFSLKIDWDDDLQSYLTAIQNKQLQMREYEFSSLTDIKRYAEIPWDKELFQHIFVFENYPSTELAEDSQIMIENSVGSESTNFDLTFSAAVVQSKLHYKIIYKESKFDENEILRFMDSMQEIFLKLTEDETILSIGKLINHLKVGAR; from the coding sequence GGAAGATCTAAACCGTTTTTGGAAAGAGCTAGCAAAGGATATTGAGCAGCCGACAATCACATTCCCCGTTCTGAAGCATGTGAAGGAAAACCAGCAGGAGAATGATCTATTTTGGGAGCTGGATAAAAAACAGAGTGAGCTTTTAAGGGAATTTGCCGCTAAAAACCATGTAACGATTAATGTATTATTGCAGTTAATTTGGTCGATCGTCCTAAAGGAAATGTCCAATCAAAATAGAATAGTCTTTGGAATTGTAAGCTCTGGCAGGTCGAATAACTTATTCAAATCCGAAGAAATTGTTGGGCTGCTCATTAATACGATTCCGATGATAGCTGAAATGAACGATACAGATAGCATTACTGATTTACTGAAACGGTTCCAGGAAACATTAAACAATATGCTTGATTACTCTCAAATTTCTTTAGTGGATATTAAAAGGCATACGAAATTAAAGAAGGAAGATCCGATTTTCGAAACTTTATTTGTTTATGAAAATTATCCGGAAGCGAAAAATGAAGGGTTTGATATTAACTGGGAAATCGAAGGAGGAAAAGAGAAACATAGCTTTCCATTATCATTACAAGCCCAGGATAATAAAGAAACGATTACATGCAAATTGTATTTTAATTCCTGCTTCATAGAGCGTTCACTAGTAAATGATATCCATTCAGCCTTCATGGAGATTGCCAATCAAATTACAAAAGTACAGCAAATTGACGAAATATATGTCGATGTTGATTTTTCAAAACTAAAAAATAATGTGTGTAAGAACCATCAAGCAACAAGTGACCATAAGATCACATCCGCATCCGTTAATCAAGAACTTAAAGAAATATGGCAAGAGTTTTTCTTGAACAGTGAGATTAATGAGGATTCTGATTTCTTTCAATTGGGCGGGCATTCGATAACAGCCATGAAATTGGTATCTAAAATTAATAAAAGACTTGATGGGAATATGAAATTAGCCGATTTGTTTGAAAATCCTACATTGAAATTGCTAAGTCATAAGATCTTTCCGGAAGTGAATACGCCTCCGAAAGATGAAACGGAAGTAGTTTCATCTTTTGTGGAAAGGACATTTTTGGAAGTCTTATCAACAAGTCAAATCGATAAAGATGCTGATTTTTTTGAAGTGGGCGGACACTCGATTTTAGCCATGAAGTTATTGACGAAATTAAACAAAGAATACAATCAAATTCTAACCTTGAAAAATATTTTTCAAAATTCAACAATCGATTCGTTGACGGCCTTCATCATTAATGAAATTTCAGAACATGACATTGAGCACATTGAAGCGCAACAAAAAGGTCATGTTTTATCCAGTAACCAAGAGGCTTTGTGGTTCAACGAAAAACTCAATGGTAAGACAATCAATTATAATATCCCTCAGAAATATAAAATTACTGGTGCAGTGGATACTTCAATGATGGAAAAATCAGTAAATCGTGTCGTTAATAGACATGAGATTTTAAGGACCACCGTCCGTGAAAATGCCGGGAAAGGCTACCAGGAGATCAAGGAAGATTTGTACATTAAAATAGATGAAATCGACCTCTCTGCGTTAAAGCCCGAACAGCAAACGATTCGTATGCTGCAAATTGAAGAAGATGTCCAATCGGAAATCTTTGAAATGGAAAAAGGTCCTCTCATGACAGTGAAACTGGTTAAATTGAGCGAAAAAGAGTCTGTTTTATTTGTGAATCTCCACCATTTCATATTTGACGGATGGTCGGTGAGTATATTTTTAGACGAATGGTTATCTTTTTATGACAGTGAAGTGAATGAAAAGGAACTTATCCTTGGAAACGACTTTAAACAATATAAGGATTTTGCCATTGAGCAGAAAAGCTGGCTAGAACATAACATTAAAGAAGAATCGCTATTTTGGAAAACAAACTTATCTGGGGAATTACCTAAATTGGAGCTTCCTTTAGATACGATACGTACAAAAGAAAATAGCACCGATGGCAGTAGTTTCATAGTGGAACTAACAAGTGAAGAGCTCCAAGGTTTAAAACGGATGTCCCTTGAAAAAAACTCGACATTATTCATGACACTGCTAACGATGTACCAGTCTTTTCTAGCAAAATATACAGGTCAAAACGATATCATCGTCGGAAGTCCTTTGGCGAATAGAATGATTGAAGGAACAGAAAAATCGATAGGTTATTTTGTCAATACACTGCCTTTTAGATTAAAGCTGGGACTTGAGGAAACATTCGAAGAGATTCTTGAAAGAAATACAAACCATATCATCGACATCTATGACCATCAGCATATGACATTGGAGAAAATTGTTGAAGTCATTAATCCTGAAAGAAATTTAGCAAGCACTTCATTATTTCAAACCGTCTTCATTTTACAAAATAATGCCAAAGCTTCATTTGAAAGTGAATACATAAAGATAACGCCTGAAGTAATAAAATCAAAGGCAGCAAAATTCGATTTGAGTTTAGCTGCAGAAGAATATGAGGATAAGCTTTTATTCGCTTTTGAGTATAATTCAGGGATCTTCAATGAACAAACCATTCAATTATTAGCTGAAAATTTCTTAGAGTGGATTAGGAAAATTACCTATCAGCCTGAACGATCGATTGACAAGGTATCCGTCGTGAGTAAGAGGCAGGAAAAAGTATTATTGGAAGAATGGCAGGGAGAAACCATTCGTTTTGAGGGGATCAATGACACAATCCCAGAAGCCTTCCATAAAATTGTTGAGCGGTTTCCTGATAAGATAGCCATTGTTGATGGTCCGAGAACCATTACATATCGCGAATTGAATGATAAGAGCAATCGACTCTCACACTATTTACTAAGCAAAGGGATTTCTAAAGAAGAAAGAATCGGAATTTATATGAATCGATCAATTGATATGGTGACAGGGATGTTGGCAGTAATTAAAGCTGGTGCTGCGTATGTTCCATTGGATCCTCATTATCCTGATGAACGATTAAGCTACATGGTGAAGGATTCGTCCATTTCCTATTGCTTGAGTCACAAAGAACTCGGAAAGAATGGTTTGATTGACCCATCCAAAATAATATATTTTGAAGATATTGAAAAAGAATCGGATTTGTTATTGGAAACGAATCTTCACATTGCGGATCAGAGAGACTTAGCATATGTCATTTATACCTCGGGAACGACAGGCAGGCCAAAAGGAGTAATGTTAGAACATAGAGGAATCATTAACTTAGTTTATAACCAAAATGAAATGATGTGTTTAGATACATCAGCTAAAGTGCTGCAATTCGCTACGTTTAATTTTGATTCATCCGTCATAGAGATTTTCAGCACACTATTATTCGGTGCCGAGCTGCATATAAGTGTAGATAAAGAAAATCAATTTGACATGAGTAAACTTGTTGAACAAATTAAGCGTGAAGGAATTTCTCATATCATTTTACCGCCTGCTGTATTGAAAGAACTGCCAATCATTGAATTGAGCACGATTAAAGTGTTGGGATCTGCAGGTTCTGAATGTCCAGTTGAGCTCGTTTCAAAGTTTAAACATATATCGTTTTTCAATGGCTACGGGCCTACGGAATATTCGGTATGTACAAGTTTTAAAATGTTTCCCCCGAATGAGGATGTTACAGATGAATTCGTTGTTTCGATCGGGAAGCCTCTGACCAACACGGTCGTACTTGTGTTGGATGAAAACCGGAAACTAGTGCCGGCAGGGTCAGTTGGTGAACTTTACGTTGGAGGAATTGGGTTAGCAAGGGGATATTTGAATAATGAGAGTCTGACAAATGAAAGATTCATATCCAATCCATTCAACCCTGCCGAAAATGTATACAGAACTGGGGATTTAGTTAAGCATAACAAAGCTGGGGAATTAGTTTATATAGGCAGGGCGGACGATCAAGTGAAAATAAGGGGATACCGTGTTGAACTATCGGAGGTTAATGTTTCATTACGAAAAATAGCAGAAATCAAGGATAGTTATGTAACGGTAATGGAAGATGGATTTGAGAATAAAAGGCTAATTGCTTATTATACGGTGAATGATGAGGTTTCGATAGATTCAATCAGAAGACGATTGAAAGATACACTGCCTGCTTTCATGATTCCTGCTCATTTTATGCAACTGGATAAATTTCCTTTGACGCCGAATGGAAAAGTTGATCGGAAATCCCTGCCGAAATGGACGGAACAGTTGAATGAGAGGAAGGAAAAAGTGCTGGATGTGCAAGATTTGTCCAAAACTGAAACAGAGCTGCTGACAATCTGGAGAAATGTTTTAAACGATCCCACTATAGGACCGGAAGATAACTTTTTTGAATGTGGCGGTGATTCAATCATCAGTATTCAAATATGCTCTGCCGCAAAAGAAAAAGATTTATTTATAACTCCTAAAGATTTATTTGAATTTCAAACGGTCCGTGAGCTAGGGAATATTGTAAATGAGCTGGAGCAAAAACAAGTGGTTCAAGAAACGGTATCAGGTTATGTCCCGTTGACGCCTATTCAATCTTGGTTTTTTAATGAAAATCATGAGAATATCCATCATTGGAATCAGTCAGTCGTTTTGATGAAGGATAATACGTTGACGACTGAACAATATAAAAAAATCATCATGAAATTAATTGATCAGCACGACGTTTTAAGGACTTTATTTGAAAAACATGGTGATTCATATATTGGCAATATTTCAAATGCTGATACAGCTTGCAGTTTTCATGAGTATCATGTTTCAAGTATTAAAGATGAAAAAAGCTTGAAGGAAATTAATGAGCTAGAAGAAAACGCCCAACAAAGTTTAAATATACACAATGGCCCTTTGATGAAGTTCCTTCTATTCAGGGATCAAAGGGAGGTAAGGGTTTTTTGGGTGATTCATCACCTAGTGGTTGATGGTGTTTCGTGGAGGATACTTCTTGAACATTTCGAAAGGTGCTATCAACAGATAAAGAATGAACAAGAACCATCACTGCCTTTAAAAACGACTTCTTATAAACAATGGTCCGAGAAACTAAACGAATACAAGAACACTGACCTACCAGAAGAGGCCGTTCAATATTGGGAAAAGGAAATAAATGTTCCAGTATCTCCGCTGACGGAAGACTTAGGAGAAACGTGTGATTTTGAAAACATGTATAAAATACAAGTGAATGAGGCCCAAACTCAAAACCTCATTAAAAATACTTTAAGAAAACATAAAACGACGATTGATGAAGTTTTATTATCCGTTATCGCACATGCACTTTCCAATCGAATGGGAATCAATGAATTTTGGCTCGATTTGGAAGGGCATGGAAGAGAGGGTATTGAGGATGATATTGATTTATCAAGGACGGTAGGGTGGTTCACCTCGATTTATCCAGTAAGGATTAAAGGAATGGCGACTTTGGGCTCAACCTTGAGAAATACAAAAAACATATTAAGAAATGTGCCAAACAAAGGGTTTGACTTTGGAATCCTGAAGTATATTTCCAATCGGAATCATAACTATCCAGATAGCCTTGTGAGTTACAACTATCTAGGTCAGTTTAATAACACTGGTGATATGGAACAAACCAATAGCAGCAATATCGATTTGAACTATAAATTTCCATATAAACTCAATTTTGTCGCCAGCATCGTAAACAATAGACTCGTGCTGAATATTATTGGCGATAGCAGCAATGAAAACTTCCGAATGATATGTAAAGAAGTTGAAGTACACTTAAACAAAATTTTAAGTGGAAGTGCAGATTTGAATGACTCTATTGTCGAAACGGATTTTGAAGCTGAGAAAATAGTCGATGGAAGCACGATCACCCATTTCATTAATAAGTTTAATAACATTGAAGAGATTTACCCAGTGACATCACTTCAAGAAGGAATGTTATTCCATAGCGAAGTAACCCAAAGTCCTGAATATATTTCACAGCTATCCATTGATTTAGTAGGTGATCTGGACTTGGTTAAATTAGAAGAAGCCTGGAATGAAACCTGCAGAAAATACGACGTTCTAAGATCCGTTTTCAGGCGCAATCAATTGGGGGACCGTTATCAAATCATACTTAATGACATTTATTATGTGTTTAATCATGTGGATCTAACGATGTTTAGTGAAGACGAGTCAGAATCCAAACTAGAAAACCTTTTAGAGCATAGCAAAAACAGACAAACGGATTTAGAGAATGGCCCGCTCATGAACATCACTTTGATTCAGTTATCGGATCATCGCTATAAATTCATATGGACACATCATCATGCTTTAATAGACGGCTGGAGCCTGCAAATTGTCATTAATCATTTTTTGGATAATTACCGAAGCCCATCCAATACGACGAAAGACAGTGATGAACATAAGAATGCTTATAAACAAGTCATGAATCATGTCAGGAATATTAATAAACAGGAAGAAGCAGCTTTTTGGAATAAAGAATTGAGGGATTTCGAACAAGTAAAAGCACTAGTGAGTAATAAAACGGATAAGGTAGCTTTTACATCGGATAAAGTTATTGAATATAGCTTACCTGAAGAGCTTACCGAAAGATTAATAGAATTATCCAAGCGTCATAGAAAGACCATTAATAGCGTTGTTCAAGGAGTTTGGAGCATCGTTCTATCCTACCTCAGTGAAAGCGACTCAGTATGCTATGGGGTGACAAGCTCAGGAAGGAACCTCAGCATTCCGCATATTGAATCAGCTGTAGGCTTATTGATCAATACTCTGCCATTCTCTTTGAAAATCGATTGGGATGATGATTTACAATCCTATCTAACTGCTATTCAAAACAAGCAATTACAAATGAGAGAGTATGAGTTCAGTTCACTTACGGATATAAAGAGATACGCTGAAATTCCATGGGATAAGGAATTATTCCAACATATATTTGTATTCGAAAATTATCCGAGCACAGAACTGGCAGAGGATTCGCAAATCATGATCGAAAATTCAGTTGGAAGTGAATCGACCAATTTTGATCTTACGTTCTCTGCGGCTGTAGTGCAATCCAAGCTGCACTATAAAATCATTTATAAAGAAAGTAAATTCGATGAAAATGAAATTTTACGTTTTATGGATTCCATGCAGGAAATATTCTTAAAACTAACAGAAGATGAAACAATACTATCTATTGGTAAATTAATAAATCACTTGAAAGTTGGGGCCCGATGA